DNA from Variovorax sp. PBL-H6:
GCGCGAGGTCCCAGGCCAGCAGTTCGTTCTTGTTGGTCGGGTGGCTCGCCAGCGGCCACATCACGGCGAGGCAGCCGCGGTCGGCCGGGAACATGCCCGAGACGTGCAGGAAGGGCCGTGCGGTCTGGCGCATGGCGGGCAGCCCGAGCTCCGCGGCGACGCGGTCCTTCTTGCGCAACCCCAGCGCGAAGTCGAAGAGCTTGGGCTGGCGCGTGCGGATGAGGCGCGCCACGGCGATGGTGGCGCGCACGTCCGACAGCGCATCGTGGGCCGCTTCGTGCAGCAGCCCGTTGGCGCGCGCCAGGTCTTCGAGCCTGAAGCTTTGCGAGCCGTCTTCCTTCTTCGGCCACTCGATGCCCTCGGGCCGCAGCGCATAGCACAGGCGCACCACATCGAGCAGGTCCCACCGGCCGCACTCATCCTGCCACTCGCGCGCGTAGGGGTCGATGAGATTGCGCCAGAACAGGAATCGCGTCACCTCGTCATCGAAGCGAATGGTGTTGTAGCCCACGCCGATGGTGCCGGGCTGCGAGAACGCGGCTTCGATCTGCGCAGCGAACTGGTGCTCGGGCACCCCGCGCTCGAGGCACAGCTGCGGCGTGATGCCGGTGATCAGGCAGGACTCCGGGCTCGGCAGGTAGTCCGGCGCAGGCTTGCAATAGATCATCAGCGGCTCGCCGACCTCGTTGAGCTCGGCATCGGTGCGAACGCCCGCGAACTGCGCCGGCCGATCGCGCCGCGGCACAACCCCGAAGGTCTCGTAGTCGTGCCAAAGAAAAGTCTGCTTCGTCATCAAGATACTTTCTCCCTCCTCTTTCTTACGTTCGCGTCCTTTGCGTTCGGACGCCCGCTCCCGACCCCACCACCTACAGAAGCGGCGAGAACAGCCGAGCAGTTGCATCGCCAAGACGGCGCAGGAAACGCTGGGGCCGCTGGCCACGAATCGCTGCAGCGCTGTGCAGGTCGGTCTCGAACTGCGCAGCGAGGGGCACGGCGAGCGCCGGGCCATAGATCACGGCGCACACCTCGAAATTGAGCCTGAAGCTGCGATTGTCGAAGTTGGCGGTGCCGATCATCGCGCAGTTGTCGTCGACCACCAGCGTCTTGGAGTGCAGCATGCGTGCCTTGTACTCCCAGATCTTGACCCCCGCGGCGATCAGTTCGTCGTAGTACGAGCGCGCGGCTGCGCTCACGATGAGCGAATCGCTGCGGCGCGGCACCAAGAGGCGCACATCCACGCCGCGCAGCGCAGCGCTGGTCAACGCCATCAGGCCAGGTTCGCCCGGCACGAAGTACGGTGTTGTGAGCCAGGCTCGGTGCGCGGCCGAATGAATGGCCGCGACGTGCATGCGATGAATGGCTTCGAGACCGCTGTCCGGGCCGCTGGTGACGATCTGCACCGGGATGTCGCCTGCGCCATCCTGGCCCGGCAGACGCGGCAGCAGGAGGTCGAGCGCATGATTGATGCGACGCGGGTCCTCGCCGGTGGCGTAGGTCCAATCTTCGAGGAAGGTGGTCTGCAGCCAGCGCACCGCGCTGCCTTCGATGCGAAGGTGGGCATCGTGGTAGGCGTCGGTCCGGATGCGGCGGTCTTCCTCGTCGGTGATGTTGACGCCGCCGGTGAAGCCGACGCGGCCATCGCACACCACGATCTTGCGGTGGGTGCGGTAGTTCGTCACCGGCCGCAGCCGACGTCCGATGCGGGTGTCGTGGAACAGCGCGACTTCGATGCCGGCCTCGAGCATGGGCGCCATGAAGCGGCGGCCGATCCGCTTGGAGCCCAGCGCATCGAGCAGCAGGCGCACGGTGACGCCGTTGCGCGCCCGCTCGATCAGCAGGTCGCGCAGCGCCGTGCCCGTCTGGTCGGGCTCGAAGATGTAGTACTCGAGGTGGACGTGGTCGCGCGCCTCGCGGATGGCCTCAAAGATCGCGTCGAAGGTGCGGGCGCCGCCTGACAGCAGTTCGGCGGCTGTCGCGCTCGATACCGGCAGGCCGCAGGCCGCCGTGCCGAGCGCGGCCATCTGGCGCAGCGACGGCGGCGCCCGCTCGGCCGCCGCGCGCAGGCTCGCCACATCGGCAGGCGCCTGGGCAATTGCGCGGCTGCGCAGCCGCTTGAGGCGCTGCTTCTTCAGGCGTTGCGGCCCGAGGAAGTAGTAGATGAGGAACCCCGCGAAAGGCAGCAGCGCCAGCGAGAGGATCCAGCTCATCGTCGAGACCGGCGCCCGCTTCTGCATCACGATCCAGACGGAAAGCACCGCAATGTAGCCACTCCACGCGAGGGAGAGGCCGGTCTTCCATTCCTGGCTGAGCTCGGGGAGGATCAAGGGGCGAAGAGGGGTTCGTGCAAAAGAAAAGGCCGGTAGCGCGAATGCTACCGGCCTTGGGACGCTGTCCCCAACGATCGCAGATCAGCCCGTGGCGGCCTCTTCGGCTTCGGGCTTGGCGCGCCCTTCCTTCTTCGTCAGCGGCTGGATGTCCAGTTGGACCTCTTCCTTGTCGTCGAGGTCGACCGTGAGACGGCCGCCTTCCTGCAGGCGTCCGAACAGCAGCTCGTCGGCCAGGGCGCGACGGATCGTGTCCTGAATCAGGCGCTGCATCGGGCGGGCGCCCATCAGCGGATCGAAGCCCTTCTTGGCCAGGTGCTTGCGCAGCACGTCGGTGAAGGTGACATCGACCTTCTTCTCGGCCAGCTGCGTTTCGAGCTGCAGCAGGAACTTGTCGACCACGCGCAGGATGATCTGCTCGTCGAGCGACTTGAAGCTCACGATCGCATCCAGCCGGTTGCGGAATTCCGGCGTGAACAGGCGCTTGATGTCGCCCATCTCGTCGCCCGACTGGCGCGGGTTCGTGAAGCCGATGGTCGCCTTGTTCATGGTCTCGGCGCCCGCGTTGGTGGTCATCACGATGATCACGTTGCGGAAGTCGGCCTTGCGCCCGTTGTTGTCCGTCAACGTGCCGTGGTCCATCACCTGCAGCAGCACGTTGAAGATGTCCGGATGCGCCTTCTCGATTTCATCGAGCAGCAGCACCGCGTGCGGCTTCTTCGTGATGGCTTCGGTGAGGAGACCGCCCTGGTCGAAACCGACGTAGCCCGGAGGCGCGCCGATCAGCCGGCTCACCGCATGGCGCTCCATGTACTCCGACATGTCGAAGCGGATCAGCTCGATGCCCATGATGTAGGCCAGTTGCTTCGCCGCCTCGGTCTTGCCGACGCCGGTGGGGCCGCTGAACAGGAAGGAGCCGATCGGCTTGTCGTCGCGGCCCAGGCCGGAACGCGCCATCTTGACGGACGAGGCCAGCACCTCGAGCGCCTTGTCCTGGCCGAACACCACGCTCTTCAGGTCGCGTTCGATGTTCTGCAGCTTGCCGCGGTCGTCGTTCGAGACGTTGGCCGGGGGAATGCGCGCGATCTTGGCGACGATTTCCTCGACCTCGCTCTTGCTGATGGTCTTCTTGCGCTTGTTCGCGGGCAGGATGCGCTGGGCGGCACCGGCTTCGTCGATCACGTCGATCGCCTTGTCGGGCAGGTGACGGTCGTTGATGTACTTGGCGCTCAATTCTGCCGCGGCCTGCAGCGCAGCCACGCCGTACTTCACACCATGATGCTCCTCGAAGCGCGACTTCAGACCCTTCAGGATGTCGACCGTTTCCTGCACCGTCGGCTCGACCACGTCGACCTTCTGGAAACGACGCGACAGGGCCGCATCCTTCTCGAAGATGCCGCGGTACTCGGTGAAGGTGGTCGCCCCGATGCACTTGAGCGCGCCGCTCGACAAGGCGGGCTTCAGCAGGTTCGAGGCGTCCAGCGTACCGCCCGAGGCGGCGCCGGCACCGATCAGCGTGTGGATTTCGTCGATGAAGAGGATTGCGTTCGGCTTGTCCTTGAGGGACTTGAGCACGCCCTTCAGGCGCTGTTCGAAATCGCCGCGGTACTTGGTGCCGGCCAGCAGCGCGCCCATGTCGAGCGAGTACACGTGGGACTCGGCCAGGATTTCCGGCACGTCGCCCTGCGTGATGCGCCACGCGAGGCCTTCGGCGATCGCGGTCTTGCCGACGCCGGCTTCTCCGACGAGGAGCGGGTTGTTCTTGCGGCGCCGGCACAGGATCTGGATCACGCGCTCGACCTCGTATTCGCGGCCGATCAGCGGGTCGATCTTGCCGTCCTTCGCCATCTGGTTGAGGTTTTGCGTGAACTGCTCGAGTGGGGACGACTTCTCGTTCTTCTCGCCGCCGCCTTCTTCACCTTCGGAAGCGGATTCGCCGCTGCTCTTGGTGGCTTCGGGCGGATCGCTCTTCTTGATGCCGTGAGCGATGAAGTTCACGACGTCCAGGCGCGTTACGCCCTGCTGGTGCAGGTAGTAGACGGCGTGCGAGTCCTTCTCGCCGAAGATCGCGACCAGCACGTTGGCGCCGGTGACTTCCTTCTTGCCGTTGCCCGTGGACTGGACATGCATGATGGCGCGCTGAATCACGCGCTGGAAGCCGAGCGTGGGCTGGGTGTCGACGTCGTCGGTACCCGCCACCTGCGGCGTGTTGTCCTTGATGAAATTGGTGAGCGACGCACGCAGGTCGTCGACGTTGGCCGAGCAGGCGCGCAGAACTTCCGCGGCACTCGGGTTGTCCAGCAAAGCGAGCAAAAGATGCTCCACCGTGATGAACTCGTGGCGCTGCTGCCTGGCTTCGACAAAAGCCATATGCAGGCTGACTTCCAGTTCCTGGGCAATCATGAGATTTCCTTTTGCCTTGCTGTTAATAGATTTTCAGATGGGTTGGAGCGCGATTTATTCAACCGGTTCACTGACGCATTGAAGCGGATGGCCGGCCTGGTGCGCCGCCTCCATCACCTGATTGACCTTGGTGGCCGCCATGTCGCGAGAATAAACGCCGCAGATACCGCGCCCGTCGAGATGGATCTTGAGCATGATCTGGGTGGCGGTTTCCCGGTCCTTGTTGAAGAACTCCTGGATCACGACGATCACGAACTCCATCGGCGTGTAGTCGTCATTGAGCATCACGACCTGATACATCTGCGGCGGCGCGGTCTTCTGCGGGCGCCTCTCGATCACGACCGCATCGCCATCGTCCCGCCCCGGCGTCACTGCCGGGGGACTGGGAGGAGTCGAGGGGATTTTGGTAGCCATGAAAATCATTTTATCGAGCCGCCCGCAGCTTGCAGCGCCCGCGGTGGAACAACTGGTGCCAGCTTTGTGACATTCAAGACGCGGGTGCTTGGATTGCCACTAAAAACGCATGCAAGCAGCGTGCCCCTCCGAGCAGATTTGGTGCCGAGGCGAAGAAAAAAAGCCCCGGCGCCTTTGCGGTGCCGGGGCGTGGGAGCTGCCAGCGCGTCGCGCGGCACGATTTACATGTTGTCGATCATGACCTGCCCGAAGCCCGAGCAGCTCACCTGGGTCGCGCCGTCCATCAGGCGCGCAAAATCATAGGTGACCTTCTTGCTCGCGATGGACTTTTCCATGGAGCGGATGATCAGGTCGGCAGCCTCGGTCCAACCCATGTGGCGCAACATCATCTCCGCCGAGAGGATCTCGGAGCCGGGATTGACATAGTCCTTGCCGGCGTACTTGGGCGCCGTGCCGTGGGTGGCTTCGAACATGGCGACCGTGTCGCTCAGGTTGGCGCCCGGAGCGATGCCGATGCCGCCGACCTGGGCCGCCAGCGCGTCGGAGACGTAGTCGCCGTTCAGGTTCAGGGTGGCGATAACACTGTACTCGGCCGGACGCAGCAGGATCTGTTGCAGGAAAGCGTCGGCAATGGAGTCCTTGACGGTGATTTCCTTGCCGGTCTTGGGGTTCTTGAACTTCATCCACGGACCGCCGTCGATCAGCTCGGCGCCAAACTCCTTGGCCGCCAGGCCGTAAGCCCAGTCACGGAAGCCACCTTCGGTGAACTTCATGATGTTGCCTTTGTGCACGATGGTCACGCTGGGCTTGTCGTTGTCGATCGCGTATTGGATCGCCTTGCGCACCAGGCGCTCGGTTCCTTCGCGCGAGACCGGCTTGATGCCGATGCCGGACGTGTTGGGGAAACGGATCTTCTTGACCCCGAATTCGTCCTGCAGGATCTTGATGAGCTTCTTGGCCTTGTCGCTCTCGGCTTCGAACTCGATGCCGGCGTAGATGTCCTCCGAGTTCTCGCGGAAGATCACCATGTGGGTCTTGTGCGGCTCCTTGACCGGGCTGGGCACCCCCTCGAAATACTGGATGGGACGCAGGCAGACGTACAGGTCGAGTTCCTGGCGCAGGGCGACGTTCAGGGAGCGGATGCCGCCGCCGACAGGGGTAGTCAGCGGGCCCTTGATAGAGACCACGTAGTCACGCACCGCATGGAGGGTTTCCTCCGGGAGCCACACGTCGGGACCGTAGACCTTGGTCGACTTCTCGCCGGCATAGACCTCCATCCAATGGATTTTCTTCTTGCCGCCGTAGGTCTTGGCCACCGCCGCATCGACCACCTTGATCATCACCGGCGTGATGTCCAGGCCGGTGCCGTCGCCCTCGATGAAGGGGATGATCGGCTGGTCAGGCACATTGAGGGAGTTGTCGGCATTGACAGTGATCTTCTGGCCTTCGGCCGGGACTTTGATGTGCTGATAGCTGGACATGAGAGTGAAAACTCCGGGGGATGAAATGAAGGCAGGAAGACACTACGTTTCCAGCCGGCTGAATAGCCGTAGAATTTTAGACGCAACCTGAGGAGCTGGAAGGCTTGTCAACCGTGGCCTTATAGCCCTCGTTGTTGACGGACCTTCTGCTGGACGGGAGGCGTTTTCAAACCATTTCCACACAGAGGAACCTGTAATGAGCAAAGTTCTCGCAGTCATGATGGCCGGCTTGTTCGCCACCGCCGCATTCGCGCAGACCCAACCCGCCGAGATCAACCCCCAGGGTCAGGGCAAGGCGGCTGAGCGCGCCGAAACGAGGAGGGCTGCGAAGCCTGCTGGTCAAGTCAAGGCTCCCGCTGGAGACCAAGGCAAGGTTGCAGAAGGCAGCGGCGGCGTGACCGCCACCGGCGCCGACAAGGCCGCCCAAGCCCGCCGCGATTCGCGCGACACACGCCGTCCCGCCAAGGGCGGCGGCAAGAAGCCGGTGCCTGCTCAAG
Protein-coding regions in this window:
- a CDS encoding cell envelope biogenesis protein TolA, whose product is MSKVLAVMMAGLFATAAFAQTQPAEINPQGQGKAAERAETRRAAKPAGQVKAPAGDQGKVAEGSGGVTATGADKAAQARRDSRDTRRPAKGGGKKPVPAQGGTPQ
- the cls gene encoding cardiolipin synthase, whose product is MILPELSQEWKTGLSLAWSGYIAVLSVWIVMQKRAPVSTMSWILSLALLPFAGFLIYYFLGPQRLKKQRLKRLRSRAIAQAPADVASLRAAAERAPPSLRQMAALGTAACGLPVSSATAAELLSGGARTFDAIFEAIREARDHVHLEYYIFEPDQTGTALRDLLIERARNGVTVRLLLDALGSKRIGRRFMAPMLEAGIEVALFHDTRIGRRLRPVTNYRTHRKIVVCDGRVGFTGGVNITDEEDRRIRTDAYHDAHLRIEGSAVRWLQTTFLEDWTYATGEDPRRINHALDLLLPRLPGQDGAGDIPVQIVTSGPDSGLEAIHRMHVAAIHSAAHRAWLTTPYFVPGEPGLMALTSAALRGVDVRLLVPRRSDSLIVSAAARSYYDELIAAGVKIWEYKARMLHSKTLVVDDNCAMIGTANFDNRSFRLNFEVCAVIYGPALAVPLAAQFETDLHSAAAIRGQRPQRFLRRLGDATARLFSPLL
- the icd gene encoding NADP-dependent isocitrate dehydrogenase, with the translated sequence MSSYQHIKVPAEGQKITVNADNSLNVPDQPIIPFIEGDGTGLDITPVMIKVVDAAVAKTYGGKKKIHWMEVYAGEKSTKVYGPDVWLPEETLHAVRDYVVSIKGPLTTPVGGGIRSLNVALRQELDLYVCLRPIQYFEGVPSPVKEPHKTHMVIFRENSEDIYAGIEFEAESDKAKKLIKILQDEFGVKKIRFPNTSGIGIKPVSREGTERLVRKAIQYAIDNDKPSVTIVHKGNIMKFTEGGFRDWAYGLAAKEFGAELIDGGPWMKFKNPKTGKEITVKDSIADAFLQQILLRPAEYSVIATLNLNGDYVSDALAAQVGGIGIAPGANLSDTVAMFEATHGTAPKYAGKDYVNPGSEILSAEMMLRHMGWTEAADLIIRSMEKSIASKKVTYDFARLMDGATQVSCSGFGQVMIDNM
- the sbcB gene encoding exodeoxyribonuclease I yields the protein MTKQTFLWHDYETFGVVPRRDRPAQFAGVRTDAELNEVGEPLMIYCKPAPDYLPSPESCLITGITPQLCLERGVPEHQFAAQIEAAFSQPGTIGVGYNTIRFDDEVTRFLFWRNLIDPYAREWQDECGRWDLLDVVRLCYALRPEGIEWPKKEDGSQSFRLEDLARANGLLHEAAHDALSDVRATIAVARLIRTRQPKLFDFALGLRKKDRVAAELGLPAMRQTARPFLHVSGMFPADRGCLAVMWPLASHPTNKNELLAWDLAHDPSELRDLDIATLRLRLFTRSADLPEGVLRLPLKGVHLNKSPMVVGNLKTLAPAMATRWGIDLDAAMRHAALAAALPDMSAIWPQVYERPREETPDVDEDLYGGFVGNGDRRRLTQLRGLSPEELARARTGFDDPRLEELVFRYRARNFPDTLDAEEAERWEAHRAARLLEGEGGARNVDQLFAEIDTLAETADERGEELLGALYEYAEAIAPST
- the clpS gene encoding ATP-dependent Clp protease adapter ClpS, translated to MATKIPSTPPSPPAVTPGRDDGDAVVIERRPQKTAPPQMYQVVMLNDDYTPMEFVIVVIQEFFNKDRETATQIMLKIHLDGRGICGVYSRDMAATKVNQVMEAAHQAGHPLQCVSEPVE
- the clpA gene encoding ATP-dependent Clp protease ATP-binding subunit ClpA; this encodes MIAQELEVSLHMAFVEARQQRHEFITVEHLLLALLDNPSAAEVLRACSANVDDLRASLTNFIKDNTPQVAGTDDVDTQPTLGFQRVIQRAIMHVQSTGNGKKEVTGANVLVAIFGEKDSHAVYYLHQQGVTRLDVVNFIAHGIKKSDPPEATKSSGESASEGEEGGGEKNEKSSPLEQFTQNLNQMAKDGKIDPLIGREYEVERVIQILCRRRKNNPLLVGEAGVGKTAIAEGLAWRITQGDVPEILAESHVYSLDMGALLAGTKYRGDFEQRLKGVLKSLKDKPNAILFIDEIHTLIGAGAASGGTLDASNLLKPALSSGALKCIGATTFTEYRGIFEKDAALSRRFQKVDVVEPTVQETVDILKGLKSRFEEHHGVKYGVAALQAAAELSAKYINDRHLPDKAIDVIDEAGAAQRILPANKRKKTISKSEVEEIVAKIARIPPANVSNDDRGKLQNIERDLKSVVFGQDKALEVLASSVKMARSGLGRDDKPIGSFLFSGPTGVGKTEAAKQLAYIMGIELIRFDMSEYMERHAVSRLIGAPPGYVGFDQGGLLTEAITKKPHAVLLLDEIEKAHPDIFNVLLQVMDHGTLTDNNGRKADFRNVIIVMTTNAGAETMNKATIGFTNPRQSGDEMGDIKRLFTPEFRNRLDAIVSFKSLDEQIILRVVDKFLLQLETQLAEKKVDVTFTDVLRKHLAKKGFDPLMGARPMQRLIQDTIRRALADELLFGRLQEGGRLTVDLDDKEEVQLDIQPLTKKEGRAKPEAEEAATG